Proteins encoded together in one Bacillota bacterium window:
- a CDS encoding lytic transglycosylase domain-containing protein encodes MAALTRNRRDLAVILLVVSFAVLLVNLKPIGRHYYPLEHQETVFRYAAENGLNPLLVTAIVKVESGFRHDAVSPRGAVGLMQLMPETAAWVASKQGRTFSNDQLLDPEKNVCFGTWYLAFLNREFNDTIPALAAYNAGRGNVRKWLSDRTWTGESADIDQIPFSETRQFVRKTIWTYRIYSYLYPEVNNTGYLH; translated from the coding sequence GTGGCGGCATTGACCAGGAATAGGCGCGACCTGGCGGTAATCCTCCTGGTTGTCTCATTCGCCGTTTTGCTTGTCAACCTGAAACCTATAGGGCGGCATTACTACCCCTTAGAACATCAGGAAACCGTTTTCCGGTACGCCGCAGAAAACGGTCTGAACCCACTGTTGGTGACCGCCATTGTTAAGGTGGAAAGCGGTTTTCGCCATGACGCCGTATCCCCTCGCGGCGCGGTAGGCTTGATGCAGCTGATGCCTGAAACCGCGGCCTGGGTTGCCTCGAAACAGGGGCGGACCTTCTCGAACGATCAACTTTTAGATCCCGAAAAAAACGTCTGCTTCGGCACCTGGTACCTGGCCTTCCTGAACCGCGAGTTTAACGATACCATCCCGGCCCTGGCGGCCTATAACGCCGGGCGGGGAAACGTAAGGAAATGGCTTTCCGATCGGACGTGGACCGGCGAGAGCGCCGACATCGACCAGATACCGTTTTCAGAAACCAGACAGTTCGTGCGGAAAACCATTTGGACCTACCGGATTTACTCCTACCTTTACCCCGAAGTCAACAATACCGGTTATTTACATTGA
- the coaE gene encoding dephospho-CoA kinase (Dephospho-CoA kinase (CoaE) performs the final step in coenzyme A biosynthesis.) — MKVIGLTGSAGAGKTNVARHLKSLGAEVIEADAVAKQLTEPGQPLLNKIIEQFGPEYLLPDGSLNRVALRRLIFSDSAARNRLNALTHPEIAAVITGTLQELRQSPEPPMVVVVEAPLLLEAGQADKMDEIWVVIADKDAIVRRLAARDRIPPEQAQSIIAAQMPQEEKIRRSDCVIDNSGGFNHTREQIEFFYKKLLEEQGGGIDQE, encoded by the coding sequence ATGAAGGTCATAGGACTCACCGGCAGTGCAGGCGCGGGGAAGACAAACGTGGCGCGCCATCTGAAGAGTCTCGGCGCGGAGGTGATTGAAGCCGACGCTGTGGCAAAGCAGCTCACCGAACCCGGTCAGCCTCTTTTGAACAAAATCATCGAACAATTCGGCCCGGAGTACCTCCTGCCGGACGGTTCCCTGAACCGGGTCGCGCTCCGACGATTAATATTCAGCGATTCGGCCGCGAGAAACCGACTCAATGCGCTCACACATCCCGAAATCGCCGCAGTGATCACGGGAACGCTGCAGGAGTTACGCCAAAGTCCGGAACCGCCGATGGTCGTGGTCGTCGAAGCGCCCCTTCTCCTTGAAGCCGGTCAGGCCGATAAGATGGATGAGATCTGGGTCGTCATAGCCGATAAAGACGCCATTGTCCGCCGGTTGGCGGCCCGAGACAGGATTCCTCCCGAGCAGGCGCAGTCGATCATCGCGGCGCAAATGCCTCAGGAAGAGAAAATCCGCCGTTCAGACTGCGTAATCGATAACAGCGGCGGCTTCAACCATACCCGCGAGCAGATTGAATTCTTTTACAAGAAACTACTGGAGGAGCAAGGTGGCGGCATTGACCAGGAATAG
- a CDS encoding DUF167 domain-containing protein, with translation MSPDGKAENLQSLFRGEKGGVVFRVRLTPRASKNEIVGLADNHLRVRVNAPPVEGKANQALLKILSKVFDTPASRFCIVHGESSREKTIRIEGGTVEAAVECAMRVLKKDRSMPR, from the coding sequence ATGAGCCCGGACGGGAAGGCAGAAAACCTGCAGTCCTTGTTCCGCGGGGAAAAAGGCGGGGTGGTGTTTCGGGTTCGTCTGACCCCGCGGGCGTCTAAGAATGAAATAGTCGGTTTGGCCGACAACCACCTGCGGGTGAGGGTTAACGCCCCGCCGGTTGAAGGCAAGGCGAACCAGGCGCTTTTAAAGATACTGAGCAAGGTTTTCGACACCCCGGCCAGCCGTTTTTGCATAGTGCACGGTGAATCATCCCGGGAGAAGACCATCCGTATTGAAGGGGGTACGGTGGAAGCGGCGGTCGAGTGCGCCATGCGGGTATTGAAGAAGGACAGGTCTATGCCGCGCTGA
- the mutM gene encoding DNA-formamidopyrimidine glycosylase gives MPELPEVETIRRQLNDKITGLTIVDCTVYLEKTVKTPSPEVFKNEVRGRKIVGVARRGKYLLFSLDGGRSLVAHLRMTGQLIWENDDRPLPRHTHLVFHLDRGRLRLTDLRQFARVSLLAAANGDTEAGLDKLGPEPLGAEFSETYLADLLRNSKRRLKPLLLDQKAVAGVGNIYADESLHRAGLHPDRVAGGLSARETRALYFAVKEVLEEGIAHRGTSLRNYVDADGRRGTHQDFLKVHGRVGRPCPRCGCPVQKIRLAGRGTYFCPQCQV, from the coding sequence TTGCCCGAACTTCCAGAGGTTGAAACCATAAGACGGCAGTTAAATGATAAAATCACGGGTTTAACCATCGTTGACTGCACCGTATACTTAGAAAAGACGGTAAAAACGCCTTCCCCGGAGGTTTTTAAGAATGAGGTCCGCGGCCGGAAAATCGTGGGGGTTGCGCGCCGCGGAAAGTACCTCCTCTTCAGTCTTGACGGCGGCCGCTCCCTGGTCGCCCATCTCAGGATGACCGGCCAGCTGATTTGGGAGAATGATGATAGGCCGCTTCCCCGGCATACCCACCTGGTGTTTCACTTAGACCGGGGTCGCCTGCGCCTCACCGACCTGCGTCAGTTTGCCCGTGTTTCGCTCCTGGCAGCAGCAAACGGCGATACAGAGGCGGGACTTGATAAATTGGGGCCGGAGCCTCTCGGAGCGGAATTCAGCGAAACGTATTTGGCCGATTTGCTGCGAAACTCTAAGCGCCGGTTGAAACCGCTGCTTCTCGACCAGAAAGCGGTCGCAGGCGTGGGCAACATATACGCCGACGAATCGCTCCACAGAGCGGGGCTTCATCCCGACCGGGTGGCGGGCGGGTTGAGCGCGCGGGAAACACGCGCCCTTTATTTCGCCGTAAAAGAGGTGTTAGAGGAAGGCATTGCGCACCGCGGCACCAGCCTCAGGAATTATGTGGACGCCGACGGCCGCCGGGGAACGCACCAGGATTTCCTTAAGGTGCACGGCCGCGTCGGGCGCCCCTGCCCCCGCTGCGGCTGCCCTGTTCAAAAAATCCGCCTCGCGGGACGCGGGACCTATTTCTGCCCGCAATGCCAGGTGTAG
- the proC gene encoding pyrroline-5-carboxylate reductase, protein MPLTGLKVGIIGGGAMGGALTTGLVNSGRVAPNAVLVGDVNARCLRRLEEGLGVRTTQDNKNLVGETDIIVLAVKPDLVVPVLGEAGPFLRPEQTLISIAAGVPINVIEKNLTRSVPVVRVMPNTPCLVGEGASVYALGTGAAPRDAARAEAIFSAVGRVVAGKEALLDAVTGLSGSGPAYVYTVIEALADGGVRMGLPRDTALVLAAQTVLGAAKMVLESGEHPAALRDRVTTPGGTTAAGLFELEDRGLRAILIRAVGAAAARSRELSSG, encoded by the coding sequence GTGCCGCTAACCGGACTCAAGGTAGGGATTATCGGCGGCGGAGCCATGGGAGGGGCGCTGACGACAGGCCTGGTTAATAGCGGGCGGGTTGCCCCAAACGCGGTTCTGGTCGGCGATGTCAACGCCCGGTGCCTTCGAAGGCTCGAAGAAGGACTTGGTGTCCGGACGACCCAGGACAACAAGAACCTGGTCGGTGAAACGGATATAATTGTTCTCGCCGTAAAGCCTGATCTGGTGGTTCCGGTGCTGGGGGAGGCCGGACCGTTCCTGCGTCCGGAACAGACGCTGATTTCCATCGCTGCCGGGGTTCCCATAAATGTGATTGAAAAAAACCTCACGCGTTCGGTGCCAGTGGTTCGCGTCATGCCGAACACCCCGTGTCTTGTAGGCGAGGGTGCGAGCGTCTATGCCCTGGGAACCGGTGCCGCGCCGCGGGATGCAGCGCGCGCTGAAGCCATATTTTCCGCGGTGGGCCGGGTAGTTGCGGGCAAAGAGGCGCTTCTCGACGCCGTTACGGGGTTGAGCGGCAGCGGGCCGGCCTATGTTTATACGGTTATTGAAGCACTGGCCGACGGCGGGGTGAGGATGGGACTGCCCCGGGATACAGCGCTTGTCCTAGCCGCCCAGACGGTGCTCGGCGCGGCAAAAATGGTCCTCGAATCGGGAGAACACCCGGCCGCGCTGCGTGATAGGGTTACAACCCCCGGCGGCACAACGGCTGCCGGACTTTTTGAGCTTGAAGACCGCGGACTGAGAGCGATACTCATCCGGGCTGTGGGAGCCGCTGCCGCGCGTTCGCGGGAACTAAGTTCCGGGTAG
- a CDS encoding YggT family protein: protein MALKLTIFRIVDIAFQLYIWLIIIRVVLSWIKHNPYQPIIRFIYEVTEPYLRLFRGIIPPIGMIDISPLIAFLVLNIAQRFVLWILGTLFSFF, encoded by the coding sequence ATGGCGTTGAAACTGACGATTTTCCGGATTGTTGACATAGCATTTCAGCTTTACATCTGGCTTATAATTATCCGTGTGGTTCTTTCCTGGATAAAGCACAACCCGTACCAGCCGATTATCAGGTTCATTTACGAGGTTACGGAACCTTACCTGCGCCTTTTCCGGGGGATCATTCCACCGATCGGGATGATAGACATCTCACCGTTGATCGCCTTCCTTGTATTAAATATAGCGCAAAGGTTTGTACTATGGATATTAGGCACCTTATTTTCTTTCTTTTAG
- the phoU gene encoding phosphate signaling complex protein PhoU, whose amino-acid sequence MTSQRATFERELAELQRDILRMGSMVEIAVFNAVQAMVTQDEVLAKQVIMNDDQIDALCEDIENRCVRLIATQQPIARDLRIITTGIKIIINLERMADHAVDIARSALNLIICYSATVAGVALEGISQIGRLVQQMVKEGLDAYVDNDVAKARSMCTTDDQVDHLYNKTFKAILGLMEKEPENIRCYVYLLLASLRLERVADRATNIGEDVVYLVTGEWEELN is encoded by the coding sequence GTGACTAGCCAGCGCGCGACGTTTGAAAGGGAACTGGCCGAGTTGCAGCGTGATATCCTGCGGATGGGAAGCATGGTCGAGATAGCGGTTTTCAATGCGGTGCAGGCCATGGTAACGCAGGATGAGGTACTCGCGAAACAGGTCATTATGAACGACGACCAGATCGACGCCTTGTGCGAAGACATTGAAAACAGGTGCGTGCGGCTTATTGCCACCCAGCAGCCGATCGCGCGCGACCTCCGGATAATAACGACCGGGATAAAGATTATCATCAACCTGGAGCGCATGGCCGACCACGCGGTGGACATAGCGCGTTCCGCCCTCAACCTGATTATCTGCTACAGCGCTACCGTTGCCGGAGTGGCGCTCGAAGGGATTTCACAGATCGGCAGGCTGGTGCAGCAGATGGTCAAAGAGGGATTGGACGCCTACGTGGACAACGACGTGGCCAAGGCGCGGTCGATGTGCACCACCGACGACCAGGTCGATCACCTTTACAATAAAACGTTCAAGGCGATCCTGGGATTAATGGAAAAAGAACCGGAGAACATCCGGTGTTATGTTTACTTGCTCCTCGCGTCCTTAAGGTTGGAACGTGTGGCCGACAGGGCCACCAACATCGGGGAGGACGTCGTATATCTGGTTACCGGCGAATGGGAAGAACTCAATTAG
- the ileS gene encoding isoleucine--tRNA ligase: protein MDWSKTLNLPKTDFPMRANLPQREPEILEYWGKINLYDLAREKAAGQPKFILHDGPPYANGHIHLGHALNKILKDIIVKYHSMSGFDAPYVPGWDTHGLPIEQQAIKTLGINRHRMKPVEFRRHCREYALKFVDIQRKEFERLGVRGDWRNPYLTLIPEYEARQIEVFGEMAGKGYIYKGLRPVYWCATCETALAEAEVEYAEQESPSIYVRFKVVDGKGLLPPETYFVIWTTTPWTLPANVAVCLHPDFVYSVVRSDGAGYVVAKELIGPFLKVLGSEQYTVEAEFQGRELEGALCRHPFAERDSLVVLGDYVSLEQGTGCVHNAPGHGEEDFITCKKYGLPVLSPVDGRGFFTNDAGPLARVFYRKANPAIIDDLKQRDRLLSESRVKHQYPHCWRCKNPVFFRATEQWFASIDGFREAALQAIRRVEWIPAWGEERIYNMVATRGDWCISRQRLWGVPLIIFYCGKCGTEIINNETIAHVKALFRKHGSDIWYSAPAQELLPPGFVCPACGCGEFSKEDDIMDVWFDSGSSHWAVIHQPSPWPELTWPADLYLEGSDQHRGWFNSSLSTSVAVTGQPPYKAVLTHGFLVDEQGRKMSKSLGNVVDPLKVIQQLGADILRLWVCSADYRGDLAASDSILKQIAEAYRKIRNTFRFLLGNLYDFPREGAVPYSELPEIDRFALMRLERLKRRVLDAYKDYEFHVVQHAIHSFCVVDLSAFYLNVLKDRLYCEPPDSIKRRAAQTVLREVLDTLLLLLAPVLAFTTEEIWRYVPVPGKKAASVQLLDMPSPKDEYLDDEALEARWERLLRVRDVILEALEQARQGKVIGDSLEAVVEVYTAGETHRFIKENAGDLRMISIVSRLEVARDGEPAPEGSFGQDDFSVLVRRAPGEKCARCWGYSETVGQHAIQPELCSRCAEVVGSNPIGANG from the coding sequence ATGGACTGGAGTAAGACGCTAAACCTGCCCAAGACGGATTTCCCGATGAGGGCGAATCTGCCGCAGAGGGAGCCTGAGATCCTGGAGTACTGGGGGAAAATCAACCTTTACGACCTTGCCAGGGAAAAGGCTGCGGGGCAGCCGAAGTTTATCCTTCACGACGGGCCGCCTTATGCCAACGGCCATATTCATTTGGGGCACGCCCTGAACAAGATTCTGAAGGACATAATTGTTAAATACCACTCCATGAGCGGCTTTGACGCACCGTACGTGCCCGGATGGGACACGCACGGCCTGCCGATAGAGCAGCAGGCGATAAAAACCCTGGGGATTAACCGTCACCGGATGAAGCCCGTGGAATTCAGACGGCATTGCCGGGAGTACGCCCTGAAGTTCGTCGATATTCAGCGGAAGGAGTTCGAGCGCCTCGGGGTCAGGGGTGATTGGCGTAATCCTTACCTTACGCTCATACCCGAATACGAGGCAAGGCAGATAGAGGTTTTCGGGGAAATGGCCGGAAAGGGTTACATTTACAAAGGTTTGAGGCCGGTGTACTGGTGCGCGACATGTGAAACGGCGCTGGCCGAGGCCGAGGTGGAGTATGCCGAACAGGAGTCTCCTTCTATCTATGTCCGGTTTAAGGTGGTCGACGGGAAGGGGCTGCTGCCTCCGGAAACCTATTTTGTAATCTGGACCACCACCCCGTGGACGCTTCCGGCGAATGTCGCCGTATGCCTTCACCCGGACTTCGTCTATTCGGTCGTGCGATCGGATGGGGCGGGCTACGTAGTGGCGAAGGAGTTGATTGGGCCTTTTTTGAAGGTCCTCGGGAGCGAGCAGTACACGGTTGAGGCCGAGTTTCAGGGGCGGGAGCTGGAAGGGGCGCTCTGCCGGCATCCCTTTGCGGAACGGGATTCGCTGGTTGTTCTCGGCGATTACGTTTCCCTGGAACAGGGCACCGGTTGCGTTCACAACGCTCCCGGTCACGGCGAAGAGGACTTTATTACCTGTAAAAAATACGGGCTGCCGGTTTTGTCCCCCGTCGACGGGCGCGGGTTTTTCACGAACGATGCCGGCCCTCTTGCGAGGGTATTCTACCGGAAGGCGAACCCCGCAATCATAGATGACTTAAAGCAGCGGGACCGGCTGCTATCAGAAAGCAGGGTCAAACACCAGTACCCCCATTGCTGGCGCTGCAAAAACCCGGTCTTTTTCCGGGCGACGGAGCAGTGGTTCGCTTCCATCGACGGTTTCAGGGAAGCGGCGCTGCAGGCGATTCGCCGGGTCGAATGGATCCCGGCATGGGGCGAGGAGCGGATTTACAATATGGTGGCCACACGGGGCGACTGGTGCATCTCACGCCAGCGCCTCTGGGGGGTGCCGCTGATCATTTTCTACTGCGGGAAGTGCGGCACGGAGATCATCAATAATGAGACCATCGCACACGTGAAGGCGCTCTTCCGGAAGCACGGTTCGGACATCTGGTACAGCGCTCCGGCACAGGAACTGCTCCCGCCGGGGTTTGTGTGCCCCGCCTGCGGCTGCGGTGAGTTTAGCAAAGAAGACGATATAATGGACGTCTGGTTCGATTCGGGCTCCAGCCACTGGGCGGTGATACACCAGCCGTCGCCCTGGCCGGAGCTTACCTGGCCGGCGGACCTTTACCTGGAGGGGAGCGACCAGCACAGGGGCTGGTTCAATTCATCGCTTTCCACATCCGTGGCGGTCACGGGGCAGCCGCCTTACAAAGCGGTTCTCACGCACGGTTTTCTGGTGGATGAACAGGGGCGCAAGATGTCCAAATCGCTGGGCAACGTTGTCGACCCGCTGAAGGTTATCCAGCAGTTGGGCGCAGACATCCTGCGCCTTTGGGTGTGTTCCGCCGATTATCGGGGTGATCTCGCGGCTTCCGACAGCATCCTAAAACAAATAGCCGAGGCCTACCGTAAGATCCGGAACACCTTCCGCTTCCTTCTGGGGAACCTGTACGACTTCCCGCGGGAGGGCGCGGTTCCTTACAGCGAACTTCCCGAGATCGACCGTTTCGCCCTCATGCGGCTTGAACGGCTGAAGCGTAGAGTGCTGGACGCTTACAAGGACTACGAGTTCCACGTGGTCCAGCACGCCATTCACTCCTTTTGTGTTGTGGATCTGAGCGCCTTCTACCTGAATGTGCTGAAAGACAGGCTCTACTGCGAGCCGCCGGACTCGATCAAACGACGCGCCGCACAGACGGTGCTCCGCGAGGTGCTGGACACCCTTCTGCTCCTGCTGGCCCCGGTGCTGGCGTTCACCACCGAGGAAATCTGGCGTTATGTGCCGGTCCCGGGGAAGAAGGCCGCGAGTGTTCAGTTGCTCGACATGCCTTCCCCGAAGGACGAGTATCTCGACGACGAAGCGCTTGAAGCGCGCTGGGAGCGTCTGCTCCGGGTGCGGGACGTCATCCTGGAGGCGCTGGAGCAGGCACGCCAGGGTAAGGTTATCGGCGATTCGCTGGAGGCGGTGGTGGAGGTCTATACTGCCGGGGAAACGCACCGGTTTATAAAAGAAAATGCCGGCGACCTGAGGATGATAAGCATCGTTTCCCGGCTAGAGGTGGCTCGGGACGGGGAGCCGGCTCCGGAGGGGAGTTTCGGCCAGGATGATTTTTCGGTGCTGGTGCGACGGGCGCCCGGAGAAAAGTGTGCCCGGTGTTGGGGTTACAGCGAAACGGTAGGGCAGCACGCGATTCAACCGGAACTTTGTTCGCGCTGCGCCGAGGTTGTGGGTTCTAATCCTATTGGGGCGAACGGCTAG
- a CDS encoding YggS family pyridoxal phosphate-dependent enzyme, with protein sequence MNRFMADNLERVKVQIAQAARHAGRDPGSVRLVAVSKGIPVHVMRAAQVAGITTFGENRVQEFIRKYREFGPEVEWHFIGYLQRNKVRNLVNKVKLIHSLDRWNLATELNRQATQEGVCFDALVQINVARERSKHGLYEEELRDFLTASTQLPGVRIRGLMTMAPFVHDPEEVRPVFRRLRELAEDNRNTPGLAMDFLSMGMTQDYMVAVEEGANIVRVGTAIFNPLQEGKGKGHG encoded by the coding sequence ATGAACCGGTTTATGGCAGACAACCTTGAGCGGGTAAAGGTTCAAATAGCTCAAGCCGCAAGACATGCCGGGAGGGATCCCGGTTCCGTACGGCTTGTGGCGGTCTCCAAGGGGATTCCGGTGCACGTAATGCGGGCAGCGCAGGTTGCGGGGATCACCACCTTCGGTGAAAACAGGGTCCAGGAATTCATCCGAAAGTACCGCGAGTTCGGACCTGAGGTTGAATGGCACTTTATCGGGTATCTTCAGCGGAATAAGGTACGGAACCTTGTTAACAAGGTGAAGCTTATTCACAGTCTCGACCGGTGGAACCTGGCGACCGAATTAAACCGTCAGGCGACGCAGGAAGGCGTATGTTTTGATGCGCTGGTGCAGATTAACGTTGCGCGGGAACGATCGAAACACGGTCTCTATGAGGAAGAACTGAGGGACTTCCTGACAGCGTCGACACAGCTTCCCGGCGTTCGGATCAGGGGACTGATGACCATGGCTCCTTTCGTACATGACCCGGAGGAGGTGCGGCCGGTTTTCAGGAGGTTGCGGGAACTGGCTGAAGACAACCGTAATACTCCGGGTTTGGCAATGGATTTTCTCTCCATGGGAATGACGCAGGATTATATGGTTGCTGTAGAAGAAGGGGCGAATATAGTGCGGGTAGGCACGGCGATTTTTAACCCGCTACAGGAGGGAAAGGGAAAAGGTCATGGCTAA
- a CDS encoding helix-turn-helix transcriptional regulator, producing the protein MNPRDSDVNIFKQRLQHLRKCKNWTQKDLSEALNVARSTIAGWEAQSKENFPDRQSLLRLAEIFNTSVDYLIGNTEDPAARNEKQIQEHPDIETYLTKVLSGEIPLHFQKAEIEATVKANLQAILTAIQIEKTPVK; encoded by the coding sequence TTGAACCCAAGAGACAGCGATGTCAACATTTTTAAACAACGACTCCAGCACCTTAGGAAATGCAAGAACTGGACGCAAAAGGATTTATCGGAAGCTTTGAATGTGGCCCGGTCAACGATTGCCGGGTGGGAGGCACAAAGCAAGGAGAACTTCCCCGACAGGCAAAGCCTCCTCCGCCTTGCGGAGATTTTTAACACTTCGGTCGATTATCTGATTGGAAACACCGAGGATCCGGCAGCCCGAAATGAAAAACAAATCCAGGAGCATCCCGATATAGAAACTTATCTAACAAAAGTCCTCTCCGGTGAAATCCCGCTCCACTTCCAGAAAGCCGAGATTGAAGCTACCGTTAAAGCCAACCTTCAAGCGATACTGACCGCAATTCAAATAGAAAAAACTCCCGTTAAATAA
- a CDS encoding DivIVA domain-containing protein, which yields MLTPLDVHRKEFQRVFRGYSEQEVDDFLTRVAEVMERLYRENEQLRASSRAAEKAAGVRELPSEGLPPPAGYQSGPERVDTQVPELLKEMENIAGAALAETARQAEETVLHTEQRMADLVVQVENKTRYILDEAEKRLEALLSGAAERFRVLLSEKAGNEKGGTTGGILSPVKKTRKKRA from the coding sequence ATGCTCACTCCGCTTGACGTTCACCGGAAAGAGTTCCAGCGCGTCTTCCGCGGTTACAGTGAGCAGGAGGTCGACGACTTCCTGACCAGGGTTGCGGAAGTCATGGAACGCCTTTACCGGGAGAATGAACAGTTGCGGGCATCAAGCCGGGCGGCGGAGAAAGCGGCGGGCGTCCGGGAGTTGCCGTCTGAGGGTTTGCCCCCGCCTGCAGGATACCAGTCCGGTCCGGAGCGGGTGGATACACAGGTTCCCGAGCTTTTAAAGGAAATGGAAAACATAGCCGGAGCCGCTCTCGCCGAGACCGCCAGACAGGCGGAGGAAACGGTTCTACATACCGAACAACGCATGGCCGACCTGGTTGTCCAGGTAGAGAACAAAACCAGGTATATACTCGACGAAGCGGAAAAGCGTTTAGAGGCGCTCCTTTCCGGTGCGGCGGAACGGTTCCGCGTTCTCCTCAGCGAAAAGGCAGGTAATGAGAAAGGCGGTACCACGGGCGGGATTTTAAGTCCCGTGAAGAAGACCCGGAAAAAGAGGGCATGA
- a CDS encoding cell division protein SepF: MAKKLVDKVLGFIGFEDEQEEEQTAVDSQENLFRAKKGSVVSLHSQRQLRVVVCEPRSFDDAQEIADHLKNRRPVVVNLERVETDLARRVVDFISGAVYALGGNVQKVGNGIFLFAPNNVDIAAEAKETEKSLFPWMRG, translated from the coding sequence ATGGCTAAGAAATTGGTGGACAAGGTTCTGGGATTCATCGGTTTTGAAGACGAGCAGGAAGAAGAACAGACAGCGGTTGATTCGCAGGAAAACTTGTTCCGGGCCAAAAAAGGCTCTGTGGTTAGTTTGCACTCCCAGCGACAACTCCGGGTGGTGGTCTGTGAGCCGCGCTCTTTCGATGATGCGCAGGAGATTGCCGATCACCTGAAAAACCGCCGTCCTGTCGTGGTGAACCTGGAACGGGTAGAGACCGACCTGGCGCGGCGGGTGGTGGATTTCATCAGCGGCGCGGTTTATGCCCTCGGGGGAAACGTTCAGAAGGTCGGTAACGGAATCTTTCTGTTCGCGCCGAACAACGTGGATATCGCCGCCGAGGCGAAAGAAACCGAAAAGAGCCTTTTCCCCTGGATGCGCGGATAG